A single region of the Borrelia hermsii DAH genome encodes:
- the mnmE gene encoding tRNA uridine-5-carboxymethylaminomethyl(34) synthesis GTPase MnmE translates to MSKLFQREDDIVALATPFLSSALCVIRSSGVSSIDKFSKIFSDPKRLLEAPGHTIHYGYIIDKETCEKLDEVVVCLYRAPKSFTGQDSIEVMAHGSLIGIKRIIDFFLKVGFRMAEPGEFTLRSFLAGKLDLTKAEAVNELISAKTNKTHALAVNNLSGSLFTKIDLIKKDILNFLSALSVHLDYETDEYEVVIPFDVISKSRDELKRLIDSYDTARKLDHGITLVLAGSVNVGKSSLFNLLLKEDRAIVSSYAGTTRDYIQASFELDGILFNVFDTAGLRETSDFVEQLGIVRSNSLIKEASLVLYVIDLSARLTNDDLKFIDSYMGHSKVLFVLNKMDLEQDSQTVDFFNSGNINSSNLVKISTKTLFGIDSLYDKIRSLTCFDYIDINAYDVIVSSSRQVELLKKAYTLIIELLNKIEQDISYDMLAFDVYEVINLLGEITGEVTSEDVLNNMFKNFCLGK, encoded by the coding sequence ATGAGCAAGCTTTTTCAAAGAGAAGATGATATTGTTGCACTTGCTACACCTTTTCTTAGTAGTGCTTTGTGTGTGATTCGTAGTAGTGGAGTTTCTTCAATTGATAAATTTTCTAAGATATTCTCAGATCCTAAGCGACTGCTTGAGGCACCTGGTCATACGATTCATTATGGATATATAATAGATAAAGAAACTTGTGAAAAATTAGATGAAGTTGTTGTTTGCCTTTATAGAGCCCCCAAAAGTTTTACAGGTCAAGATTCAATAGAGGTTATGGCTCATGGCTCTCTTATTGGTATAAAGAGGATTATAGATTTCTTTTTAAAAGTGGGATTTAGAATGGCTGAGCCTGGTGAGTTTACTCTTCGTTCTTTTTTGGCTGGAAAACTTGATCTAACTAAAGCAGAGGCAGTAAATGAGTTAATTTCTGCTAAAACCAATAAAACTCATGCTCTTGCTGTTAATAACCTTTCAGGTTCTTTGTTTACTAAGATTGATTTGATCAAAAAAGATATTTTAAATTTTCTCTCAGCACTTAGTGTTCATCTTGATTATGAAACCGATGAATATGAGGTTGTTATTCCTTTTGATGTTATTTCAAAAAGCAGAGATGAACTTAAGAGGTTGATTGATTCTTATGATACTGCAAGGAAGTTAGATCACGGAATTACATTGGTGTTGGCAGGTTCTGTTAATGTTGGGAAATCTTCTCTTTTTAATTTGTTACTGAAAGAAGATAGGGCTATAGTTTCTTCTTATGCTGGTACTACAAGAGATTACATTCAAGCAAGTTTTGAACTTGATGGTATTTTATTTAACGTTTTTGATACAGCAGGACTTAGGGAGACTAGTGATTTTGTTGAGCAGTTGGGTATAGTTAGGAGTAATTCTTTAATCAAGGAAGCATCTTTAGTTCTTTATGTTATTGACTTAAGTGCAAGATTAACAAATGACGATTTAAAATTTATTGATTCTTATATGGGACATTCTAAAGTGCTTTTTGTTTTAAATAAGATGGATTTAGAACAAGATAGCCAGACAGTTGATTTTTTTAATTCAGGTAATATCAATTCATCAAATTTAGTTAAGATTAGTACCAAGACTTTATTTGGCATAGATTCTCTTTATGATAAGATAAGGTCATTGACATGTTTTGATTATATTGATATTAATGCTTATGATGTTATCGTATCATCAAGTCGTCAGGTAGAACTTTTAAAGAAGGCTTATACTTTAATTATTGAGTTGTTAAATAAAATAGAACAAGATATAAGCTATGATATGTTGGCATTTGACGTTTATGAGGTGATTAATCTTTTAGGAGAAATAACAGGTGAGGTTACTAGTGAGGATGTACTTAACAATATGTTTAAGAATTTTTGTTTAGGAAAATAG